The proteins below come from a single Malus domestica chromosome 03, GDT2T_hap1 genomic window:
- the LOC103431247 gene encoding ABC transporter I family member 20-like, with translation MGVNPNSEPSIEINGLKFTYPGINGHPPPGSKPLIKYFNLTFNASDRCLLVGSNGAGKTTILKILGGKHMVEPHMVRVLGRSAFHDTALTGSGDLSYLGREWRRDVAFAGFDVPIQMDVSADKLINGVAGIDPQRRAELIKVLDIDLSWRLHKVSDGQRRRVQICMGLLKPYKVLNFHVSQF, from the coding sequence ATGGGTGTGAATCCAAACTCCGAGCCGTCGATCGAGATCAACGGCCTAAAATTCACCTACCCAGGAATCAACGGCCACCCGCCGCCGGGCTCCAAGCCGCTGATCAAGTACTTCAATCTCACCTTTAACGCCAGCGACCGATGCCTCCTCGTCGGATCCAACGGCGCGGGGAAAACCACGATCTTGAAGATCCTGGGCGGCAAGCACATGGTCGAGCCCCACATGGTTCGCGTGCTAGGAAGGTCGGCGTTTCACGACACCGCCTTGACCGGATCCGGCGACCTCTCGTATCTCGGCAGAGAGTGGCGGCGAGATGTCGCATTCGCCGGGTTTGATGTCCCGATTCAAATGGACGTTTCGGCTGATAAGTTGATCAATGGGGTTGCGGGGATCGACCCACAAAGGAGAGCAGAGCTGATAAAGGTTTTGGATATTGATCTTTCATGGCGGTTGCACAAGGTGTCCGATGGTCAGAGAAGACGAGTGCAAATCTGTATGGGTCTGCTCAAGCCATACAAGGTACTCAATTTCCATGTTTCACAGTTttga
- the LOC114824039 gene encoding probable aminotransferase TAT2, translated as MGEMARASVVGFKVPLSPSICRNPSSISLRFSDLKHQKSHFPKLKQNTPPKPIKSAIENGTSNHQAAPVLDTTSTTITIKGILSLLLQNVNENDGRRLISLGMGDPTAFSCFHTTHVSQEAVVDALQSDKFNGYAPTVGLPQTRRAISEYLSRDLPYKLTSDDVFVTSGCTQAIDIALAMLSRPGANILLPKPCFPIYELCSAFRHLEVRHFDLLQENAWEVDLDAVEAIADHNTVAMVIINPGNPCGNVYSYQHLEKVAETANKLRIPVIADEVYGHLAFGDKPFVPMGVFGSTVPVLTLGSLSKRWIVPGWRLGWFVTTDPCGMFGTPKVIERFKKYFDILGGPATFIQAAVPRILEETEEIFFKKTLYFLKQSSDICWDRINEIPCLTCPSKPEGSMAVMVKLDLSLLEDINDDIEFCFKLVKEESVIFLPGKAVGLNNWIRITFAADPSSVEEALRRTKSFCQRHARKLSLYDINAINKKC; from the exons ATGGGGGAAATGGCAAGAGCGTCTGTGGTTGGCTTCAAAG TTCCTCTGAGCCCCTCCATTTGTCGGAACCCCTCCTCCATTTCCCTACGTTTCTCAGACCTCAAACACCAAAAATCCCACTTCCCCAAACTGAAACAAAACACCCCCCCAAAACCCATCAAATCCGCCATCGAAAACGGCACGTCGAACCACCAAGCTGCACCAGTATTGGACACTACTTCTACAACAATCACCATTAAAGGCATCCTCAGCTTGCTGCTGCAGAATGTCAATGAAAACGACGGCAGACGGCTGATTTCTTTGGGCATGGGGGACCCGACTGCCTTCTCTTGCTTCCACACGACACATGTATCGCAGGAAGCCGTCGTCGATGCCCTCCAATCCGACAAGTTCAATGGATATGCTCCCACTGTTGGTCTTCCTCAAACCAGAag AGCAATTTCTGAATATCTGTCCCGTGACCTTCCATACAAGTTAACATCTGATGATGTTTTCGTCACGTCTGGTTGCACGCAAGCTATTGATATCGCGTTGGCTATGCTTTCTCGCCCTGGTGCCAATATCTTGCTTCCAAAGCCATGCTTCCCTATCTATGAACTTTGCTCTGCTTTTAGACATCTTGAAGTTAGACATTTTGATCTCCTGCAAGAGAATGCCTGGGAGGTTGACCTTGATGCTGTTGAAGCTATTGCAGATCACAACACGGTTGCAATGGTAATTATAAACCCTGGGAATCCTTGTGGGAATGTGTACAGTTACCAACATCTGGAGAAG GTCGCAGAAACTGCAAACAAGCTTCGAATTCCTGTAATTGCTGATGAAGTTTATGGGCATCTCGCCTTTGGGGATAAACCATTTGTGCCAATGGGTGTTTTTGGATCAACTGTTCCGGTTCTTACTCTCGGGTCCCTGTCAAAGAGATGGATAGTTCCTGGATGGCGACTTGGTTGGTTTGTGACGACTGATCCATGTGGCATGTTTGGAACACCCAAG GTTATTGAGCGCTTTAAGAAATATTTTGACATTTTGGGAGGGCCTGCAACTTTCATTCAG GCAGCAGTTCCTCGCATCCTTGAAGAAACCGAAGAGATCTTCTTCAAGAAAACTCTCTATTTCCTGAAGCAGTCCTCAGACATTTGCTGGGATAGGATAAATGAGATCCCTTGTCTTACCTGTCCAAGCAAACCAGAAGGATCCATGGCCGTAATG GTGAAACTAGACCTTTCACTACTGGAAGATATTAATGATGATATCGAGTTTTGTTTCAAGCTCGTAAAAGAGGAAAGCGTGATCTTTCTTCCAG GAAAAGCAGTAGGGCTGAACAACTGGATACGCATTACATTTGCTGCTGATCCATCTTCCGTTGAAGAAGCTTTGAGGAGGACAAAGTCTTTCTGTCAAAGGCATGCCAGAAAATTATCGCTATATGACATAAATGCCATCAACAAGAAATGCTGA